CGGTGCGTCCAACCGGGGCATCGCCTGGCCGCCGAGATGAACGAAGTGCCAGCCTCCACGCGGCCAGGCTCTGCCCCAGCCACCGCCCATGTCTCATTCTCGGCCGCGTGAACTATAACGCCGTTGCGGAGGGTACACGGAATGGATTTGCGGAACTGGTGGCGAGACCTTGCCAGCTCGGATCTGCTGCAGTGGCAGTTCGACGGCTATACGTTGCCGAAAATGCTCCTGGCGGCGGTGGTTTTCGGCGCCGCTTTGTTCCTCATGCGGCTGACCGCGCGTTTTGTCCGTCGCCATGCGAGCGGACTGGCCGAACGACGCGGCTTCGACGTAGCACACGCCGTCGCCGGTGTGGCGGCGGCCACGAAGTGGTGGTTCGTGCTGATCGCGTCGTTCTTTCTGGCCGCGCTGGCGCTCGACCTTCCAGACGCGAAGCCGTCCGATTTCGTCAAGTCGGTCGCCGGAACGGCGCTGTTGCTGCAGATCGCCGTCTGGGCCGACGTGCTGATCGCGATCTTTATCGAGCGCTACATGCACAGGCGTCTGGAAACCGACGCCGCCAGCGTCACCATGATGAGCGCGCTCGGCTTTTTGGGGCGCGTGGCGGCCTGGACTGTGGCGGTGCTGCTGATCTTGGAAAACCAGGACGTCCAGATCAACTCGTTGGTGGCCGGGCTGGGCATCGGCGGCGTCGCGGTGGCGCTGGCCGCGCAGAACGTGCTGGGCGATTTGTTCGCCTCGCTTTCGATCGTGCTCGACAAGCCGTTCATCCTGGGCGATTTCATCGCCGTCGGCGACTTCCTGGGGTCGGTGGAGCACATCGGCCTGAAGACCACCCGCCTCCGCAGCCTGTCGGGCGAGCAGCTTGTGTTCTCGAACGCCGATCTGCTGCAAGGCCGCATTCGCAATTACAAGCGGATGTACGAGCGCCGCATTCAGTTTTCGTTCGGCGTGGAGTACGGCACGCCGCCCGACAAGCTGGCCGCCATGCCCGGCATGATTCGTGAAGCGATCACCGCTCAGGAGAGAACGCGCTTCGACCGGGCGCACTTCAAGTCGTTCGGCGATTCGTCGCTGGTGTTCGAATCGGTCTACTACGTGCTCTCGCCCGACTATAATCTTTACATGGACATTCAGCAGGCGATCAACCTGGCTCTGGTGCGGCGGTTGGGCGCGGAAGGGATCGAGTTCGCCTTCCCCACGCAGACGCTCTACGTCCATAAAGCACCGGAGCAATGAAAGGAACGTTTATGGGTACAGCTTCGTTGGCCTGTGCCGCTTTGATGCTGGCCGTGACGA
The sequence above is a segment of the Pirellulales bacterium genome. Coding sequences within it:
- a CDS encoding mechanosensitive ion channel family protein codes for the protein MDLRNWWRDLASSDLLQWQFDGYTLPKMLLAAVVFGAALFLMRLTARFVRRHASGLAERRGFDVAHAVAGVAAATKWWFVLIASFFLAALALDLPDAKPSDFVKSVAGTALLLQIAVWADVLIAIFIERYMHRRLETDAASVTMMSALGFLGRVAAWTVAVLLILENQDVQINSLVAGLGIGGVAVALAAQNVLGDLFASLSIVLDKPFILGDFIAVGDFLGSVEHIGLKTTRLRSLSGEQLVFSNADLLQGRIRNYKRMYERRIQFSFGVEYGTPPDKLAAMPGMIREAITAQERTRFDRAHFKSFGDSSLVFESVYYVLSPDYNLYMDIQQAINLALVRRLGAEGIEFAFPTQTLYVHKAPEQ